DNA sequence from the Streptomyces canus genome:
GCCGACGTGTGGACCGAGAGGCTGCCCGCGCGGCTCGGCGCCCGCGCCCCGCGCAGCGAGCGCGGCGAGAAGTACGAGATGCTCTACATCGACGGGGAGCGCATCGACCGCCAGCTCGGCGACTTCATGGACGCCATGCGTCCGCCGGGCGCCTGGGACCTGAAGGTCCGCCTCAAGGACCTCGACCAGGAGGGTGTGTGGTCCCAACTGGCCTTCCCCTCCATGGGGTTCTGGCTGGTGTCGATCACCGACCGGGAGCTGGCCCGGGAGACCGTACGGGCCTGGAACGACTGGGCCCACGAGGAGATCCTCAGCAAGAACAAGCGGGTCATCACCACCGCCTGCGTCTCCACGGCCGACATCGACGACGCGGTCGCCGAGGTGGAGCGGGTGGCGGAGCTGGGCTTCAAGGCGGTCTTCCTGCCGTGTTCCACCCGCGAGGGCGAGGAGTACGCGCTCGACCGCTGGGAGCCGCTGTGGACGGCGGTCGAGCGGGCCGGTCTGGTACTCGGCTTCCACATCGGCACGGGCGGACAGAACGTCGTCTTCCGCGGGCCCGGCGGCGCGGTCGTCAACTACATGGAGACCACGTACCCGGGCATGCGGGTGGTGTCCCACATGGTCGCGGGCGGCGCCCTGGACCGTCACCCCGACCTGAGGATCCTCATCGCGGAGGGCGGCGCGGGATGGATGCCGGCCATCGGCGACCGGATGGACGAGGCCTACCGCCAGCACGGCATGTTCGTCCGGCCCAAGCTGAGCCGACTGCCCAGCGAGATCATCAGGCAGCAGGTGTACGCCTCCTTCCAGCACGACAAGAGCTCGGTGGAGATCGTCGAGTCGACGGGCTACCGCAACGTGATGTGGGGCGACGACTACCCGCACCTGGAAGGCACCTACGGCCACACCCAGTCCACGCTGCACGACCTGTTCGACGGCGTGTCCGACGACATCCGCGACCGCGTCACGCGCGGCACCTTCAACGAGCTGTTCGGCCTGCCGGAGCAGACTCCCCAGGAGGCGGCCGTCTGAGCGGCGCCGACGGATCCACTCCGGTGACCACTCCCCCGTACCCCTCCTATCCCGAAGACCTCGAGCGGCCCGGACTCGTCAGGACGGGACGGTCGACCTTCGTCCGGCCCATCCGGCCGGAGGACGCCGACCGCCTGGTCGCCTTCGTCGGCACCCTCTCCCGGGCCACCCTGGCCTACCGTTCCCTCGGCCCCGTGGTCCGCGCCCGCGACGACGTCATCCGGCGCGGGGCCCACGTGGACTACCTCAACGAGCTGGCGCTCGTCGCCCTGGCCGGTGACGAGATCGCCGGCCTGGTGCGCTACGTCCGCGACCCGGAGGAACCCGAACACGCCGAGGTCACCTTCACCATCCGGGACGACCACCAGAGCGAGGGGTTCGGCAGGCTGCTCCTGGAGCACATCGCCGCCGCCGCGCGGGCGCGGGGCATCCGTGTGCTGGAGGCCGACGTCCTCGCCGACAACGCCCGGATGATCAATGTGTTCCTCGGCTCCGGCTACCGGATCGAAGCCGGTCCGCCCGGTCAGATCATCCACTTCGAGATCGCCGTCGATCCGCAGGCCCAGGCCGTGGCGCGGGCCGAGCGCCGCGAGCAGACGGCCGTACGGCGCTCACTCAAGCCCCTGCTCGAACCGCGCTCCGTCGCCGTGATCGGCGCCAACCGCGACCCGCTGACGATCGGCCACGAGATCGTCGCCAACCTGCTGCGGGGCGGCTTCGCCGGCAGCGTGTTCCCCGTCAACCCGCGGGCCGAGCGGATCGCCGGGGCGCGGGCGTACGCCGGCGTGCGGGACCTGCCCGAGGCGCCGGACCTGGCGCTGGTGGCCGTACGGGCCGAGGCCGTACCCGGTGTCGTACGGGAGTGCGCGGAGGTCGGCGTCAAGGCGGTGGTCGTCGTCTCGACGGGCTTCGGAGAGACCGGCGCCGAAGGACGAGCCGGCGAGCTGGAGCTGGCGCGTTTCGCCCGCGCCTCCGGAATGCGGCTGGTGGGCCCGAACTGCATGGGCGTGGTCAACACGACCCCCGCGGCGCGACTGGCCGCGACCTTCTCCCCCGCCCTGCCGACGCCCGGCCGGGTCGCGATGTCCAGCCAGTCCGGGCCGCTCGGGCTCGCGGTGCTCGACTACGCCCGGCGGCTGCGGCTCGGCTTCTCCGGCTTCGTGTCGGTGGGCCACGCCGTCGACGTCTCCACCGACGAACTGCTCCAGTGGTGGGAGGAGGACCCGGGGACCTCGGTGATCCTGCTGCACG
Encoded proteins:
- a CDS encoding amidohydrolase family protein; this translates as MTKIWVNSGDSHVMEPADVWTERLPARLGARAPRSERGEKYEMLYIDGERIDRQLGDFMDAMRPPGAWDLKVRLKDLDQEGVWSQLAFPSMGFWLVSITDRELARETVRAWNDWAHEEILSKNKRVITTACVSTADIDDAVAEVERVAELGFKAVFLPCSTREGEEYALDRWEPLWTAVERAGLVLGFHIGTGGQNVVFRGPGGAVVNYMETTYPGMRVVSHMVAGGALDRHPDLRILIAEGGAGWMPAIGDRMDEAYRQHGMFVRPKLSRLPSEIIRQQVYASFQHDKSSVEIVESTGYRNVMWGDDYPHLEGTYGHTQSTLHDLFDGVSDDIRDRVTRGTFNELFGLPEQTPQEAAV
- a CDS encoding bifunctional acetate--CoA ligase family protein/GNAT family N-acetyltransferase, with translation MTTPPYPSYPEDLERPGLVRTGRSTFVRPIRPEDADRLVAFVGTLSRATLAYRSLGPVVRARDDVIRRGAHVDYLNELALVALAGDEIAGLVRYVRDPEEPEHAEVTFTIRDDHQSEGFGRLLLEHIAAAARARGIRVLEADVLADNARMINVFLGSGYRIEAGPPGQIIHFEIAVDPQAQAVARAERREQTAVRRSLKPLLEPRSVAVIGANRDPLTIGHEIVANLLRGGFAGSVFPVNPRAERIAGARAYAGVRDLPEAPDLALVAVRAEAVPGVVRECAEVGVKAVVVVSTGFGETGAEGRAGELELARFARASGMRLVGPNCMGVVNTTPAARLAATFSPALPTPGRVAMSSQSGPLGLAVLDYARRLRLGFSGFVSVGHAVDVSTDELLQWWEEDPGTSVILLHVETFGDPRRFARVARRIAPRKPIVAVHPGHADSAVSSLFAQSGVIRTRSLQELFDVALLLAHQPPPPGNRVAVITNAGGPATLTVGACAASGLCVPALGERTRQTLRPALAPHADVSNPIDLTPTATAAHYRQALDAALADDGIDAAVVLFMPPLADKPDEVASAILDAAAARPDKPVLASFLGGAGVADLLHRGDLVVPTYTFPEAAATSLGHAAAYQTWRSTPAGVVPDLAGVDAERARALIASSAPGPVPAAVAAELLASYGIAVRGGEPGPGPDAFLTVRADPVFGPVVAFGLTGDYADLMADVAHRVTPLSDRDAREMVRSLRAAPLLDGRTGGPGVDLAALEETLLRISAMVEDHTEIEALELRPVRLLRPGDGVAVAHATIRLADNTATGGSS